From a single Chitinophaga sp. Cy-1792 genomic region:
- a CDS encoding nitrite reductase, with product MQSFRTELENPIVERDIIELEKKIRLYREGQIPDEKFRSLRLARGVYGQRQPGVQMVRIKLPYGKMTLKQWHRITEVSDEYATGNLHLTTRQDVQIHFVSLDRTPELWSKLDLDDITIREACGNTVRNITASDKAGIDPNEPFDITPYADAAFRYFLRNPICQDMGRKIKIAFSSSDKDTAWTFMHDFGMIPKVKEVNGQLVRGFKVLVGGGLGAQPFLAKVAFEFLEEDQLIPYIENVLRVFDRYGERTSRHKARMKFLVQKLGWEEFDRLVKEEHAAIKNKTFKVDYNAYQQTVPPVVGTVPAFTIKDPKQFEAWKATNVFEQKQKGYYGAYIKVPLGDISSVTSRKLIEALRPVVADDVRVTANQGLLLKYILPVHLPYVYSVLEAEGFGNPGFDSIADITACPGTDTCNLAISSSTGISKALEDVIAAEFPDLVYNKDIKIKISGCMNSCGQHGIASIGFHGSSLKSGGKTLPALQVLLGGGIVGDGEGRVADKVIKVPSRRGPDVLRTLLHDYEINGQEHELFNQYYDRQGEKYFYELLKPLADLTTLTDESFIDWGQAQQFATAIGVGECAGVVIDLVATLLLEAEEKLDLTAESFANNQYADGIYQAYSSFVQTAKALLLGEGVACNTQTGIINDFDKTFVATGLFSFEKDFRSLVLQINENQPGEAFGKAYFKQAQDFYNAAQTFRVQKAATVQA from the coding sequence ATGCAAAGCTTCAGAACAGAACTCGAAAATCCCATCGTAGAACGTGATATTATTGAGCTGGAGAAAAAAATCCGTTTGTACCGTGAAGGACAGATCCCGGATGAGAAATTCCGCAGCCTCCGCCTGGCACGTGGCGTCTATGGCCAGCGCCAGCCTGGTGTTCAGATGGTGCGTATCAAATTGCCCTATGGTAAAATGACCCTAAAGCAATGGCACCGTATCACCGAAGTTTCCGATGAATACGCTACCGGTAATCTTCACCTGACCACCCGACAAGACGTACAGATCCACTTTGTGAGCCTGGACAGAACACCTGAACTATGGTCTAAACTCGACCTCGACGATATCACCATCCGTGAAGCCTGCGGCAACACGGTACGTAACATCACTGCTTCTGACAAAGCCGGCATCGATCCTAATGAGCCGTTTGATATAACTCCTTATGCAGATGCAGCATTCCGCTACTTCCTGCGTAACCCTATCTGTCAGGATATGGGCCGCAAAATTAAAATCGCCTTCTCTTCTTCCGACAAGGACACTGCCTGGACATTCATGCACGATTTCGGCATGATACCTAAAGTGAAAGAGGTAAACGGCCAGCTGGTACGTGGTTTCAAAGTACTGGTAGGCGGCGGCCTCGGCGCACAGCCTTTCCTGGCTAAAGTGGCATTCGAATTCCTGGAAGAAGATCAGCTGATCCCTTACATCGAAAACGTACTGCGCGTATTTGACCGCTATGGCGAAAGAACCAGCAGACACAAAGCCAGAATGAAATTCCTGGTACAGAAACTGGGATGGGAAGAGTTTGACCGCCTGGTAAAAGAAGAGCACGCAGCGATAAAAAACAAGACTTTCAAAGTTGACTATAACGCCTATCAGCAAACAGTTCCGCCAGTAGTTGGTACTGTTCCGGCCTTTACCATTAAAGACCCCAAACAATTCGAAGCCTGGAAAGCTACCAACGTTTTTGAGCAGAAACAGAAAGGTTACTATGGCGCCTATATCAAAGTGCCATTAGGTGATATCTCTTCTGTAACCAGCCGTAAACTGATTGAAGCACTCCGTCCTGTTGTAGCAGACGATGTGCGTGTAACCGCCAACCAGGGATTATTACTGAAATATATTCTGCCTGTTCATCTTCCTTATGTTTACAGCGTGCTGGAAGCAGAAGGCTTTGGTAACCCGGGCTTCGACAGTATTGCAGATATCACGGCCTGCCCCGGTACAGATACCTGCAACCTGGCTATCTCCAGCAGCACCGGTATTTCCAAGGCACTGGAAGATGTAATTGCGGCTGAATTCCCTGATTTGGTATATAACAAGGATATTAAAATCAAGATCAGCGGTTGTATGAACTCCTGCGGTCAGCATGGTATCGCGAGCATCGGCTTCCATGGCTCTTCCCTGAAGAGTGGTGGTAAAACATTACCTGCCCTGCAGGTACTGCTCGGTGGCGGTATCGTAGGCGACGGCGAAGGTCGTGTAGCCGATAAGGTGATTAAAGTTCCAAGCCGCCGCGGACCAGATGTACTACGTACCCTCCTCCATGACTACGAAATCAATGGCCAGGAACACGAACTGTTCAACCAGTACTACGATCGTCAGGGTGAAAAATATTTCTACGAATTACTGAAACCACTTGCAGACCTCACCACCCTGACAGATGAATCTTTCATCGACTGGGGCCAGGCACAGCAATTTGCTACTGCTATCGGCGTAGGCGAATGTGCCGGCGTAGTGATCGACCTGGTAGCTACTCTGCTCCTGGAAGCAGAAGAAAAACTGGACCTGACAGCAGAATCATTCGCTAATAATCAATACGCGGATGGCATCTACCAGGCTTATTCTTCCTTTGTACAAACTGCAAAAGCACTGCTCCTCGGAGAAGGCGTTGCATGTAATACACAAACCGGTATCATCAACGACTTCGATAAAACTTTCGTAGCTACCGGCCTGTTCAGCTTCGAAAAGGATTTCAGATCACTGGTGTTACAGATCAATGAAAATCAACCTGGTGAAGCGTTTGGTAAAGCATATTTCAAACAGGCGCAGGATTTTTACAATGCGGCACAGACTTTCCGCGTACAGAAAGCAGCAACAGTACAGGCATAA
- the cobA gene encoding uroporphyrinogen-III C-methyltransferase, whose product MQHIQPKLTLVGAGPGDPELITVKGLKAIQNARVILYDALSNNELLEHAPANCLCRFVGKRAGMHVYPQEEINRMIVKYALAYGSVVRLKGGDSFVFGRGSEEIAYAQQFGIATEVIPGITSAIAVPGMNQIPVTARNVSEGFWVITGQTRSGQLSRDLEHAIAANTTVVILMGMSKLPEIAELYTAAGKGDIPAAIIQNGTMPDQQIGVGNAAELPLIAEKHQLHNPAIIVIGEVVRFHEAFQALQTKVAEGLKIAV is encoded by the coding sequence ATGCAGCATATACAACCGAAACTCACCCTCGTTGGCGCCGGACCTGGTGATCCAGAACTGATCACCGTAAAGGGCCTGAAGGCAATTCAAAATGCAAGGGTGATACTCTATGATGCACTCTCTAATAATGAATTGCTGGAACACGCACCTGCCAACTGCCTGTGCAGGTTCGTAGGAAAACGAGCGGGGATGCATGTATATCCGCAGGAAGAAATCAACCGCATGATTGTAAAATATGCACTGGCTTATGGTAGTGTGGTACGACTCAAAGGCGGCGACTCCTTTGTGTTTGGCAGAGGTTCTGAAGAAATCGCCTATGCACAGCAGTTCGGTATCGCTACTGAAGTGATCCCGGGAATAACGAGTGCCATTGCGGTACCAGGTATGAACCAGATACCTGTTACCGCAAGAAATGTAAGCGAAGGATTCTGGGTAATTACAGGCCAGACGAGGTCCGGACAATTATCCCGCGATTTGGAACATGCTATCGCTGCTAACACCACAGTTGTCATTCTCATGGGTATGTCTAAACTGCCGGAAATAGCTGAACTGTACACCGCGGCGGGTAAAGGAGATATTCCTGCAGCCATCATCCAGAACGGTACCATGCCCGACCAGCAGATTGGTGTAGGCAATGCGGCAGAACTGCCGCTGATCGCCGAAAAACATCAGCTGCACAACCCGGCTATTATCGTGATAGGTGAGGTGGTTCGCTTCCACGAAGCGTTCCAGGCACTGCAGACGAAAGTAGCAGAAGGACTTAAAATTGCAGTATAA
- a CDS encoding bifunctional precorrin-2 dehydrogenase/sirohydrochlorin ferrochelatase, with product MEENHLFPVFFKLNRLQVLVVGGGNVGLEKVNAMVQNSPAANITVVSLSFLPELQTLAKQFGNVTLIQKAFSCGDLLGKDLVIAATNDKELNLCVWEKAKGSKVLINVADTPELCDFYLGSIVQKGNLKLAISTNGKSPTVAKRLKQVLQEAIPDTLDEVLNKLHIIRDKLKGDFAAKVKKLNSLTDVLVDPATKEIE from the coding sequence ATGGAAGAAAATCATTTGTTTCCCGTATTCTTCAAACTGAACCGACTCCAGGTGCTGGTAGTTGGTGGTGGAAATGTAGGGCTCGAAAAAGTGAATGCAATGGTGCAAAACTCGCCGGCAGCCAATATTACGGTGGTGTCGCTGAGCTTCCTGCCTGAGTTGCAGACACTGGCGAAACAGTTCGGGAATGTAACCCTGATACAAAAAGCCTTTTCCTGCGGCGATCTGCTGGGAAAAGACCTGGTAATAGCTGCTACCAATGATAAGGAGCTGAACCTGTGTGTCTGGGAAAAAGCAAAGGGAAGCAAAGTCCTGATAAATGTGGCAGATACACCTGAGCTCTGCGACTTCTATCTGGGTTCAATTGTACAGAAAGGCAATCTGAAACTGGCTATATCTACCAATGGGAAATCCCCTACGGTAGCCAAAAGATTAAAACAGGTATTGCAGGAAGCCATACCCGATACATTAGATGAAGTACTTAATAAGTTGCATATTATCCGTGATAAGCTGAAAGGCGATTTCGCGGCGAAAGTGAAAAAACTGAACAGTCTGACAGATGTATTGGTAGATCCTGCCACCAAAGAAATAGAATAG
- a CDS encoding DUF488 domain-containing protein yields MIQIKRVYMQYSKEDGYRILVDRLWPRGLSKDKAHVDEWLKDIAPTDELRKWFNHEPEKYPEFRKKYEHELQDHKALLEEISKKAAHERVTLVYGAKDEEHNQAVVLAEVLNRKHH; encoded by the coding sequence ATGATACAGATCAAACGTGTTTATATGCAATACAGCAAAGAGGATGGTTACCGTATCCTGGTAGACCGCCTCTGGCCAAGGGGTTTATCGAAAGATAAAGCCCACGTAGACGAATGGTTGAAAGATATCGCGCCTACCGACGAACTACGGAAATGGTTTAATCATGAACCAGAGAAATACCCGGAATTCAGGAAAAAGTATGAACATGAATTGCAGGATCATAAAGCACTGCTGGAAGAGATAAGTAAGAAGGCAGCACATGAGCGTGTTACCCTGGTTTATGGTGCGAAAGATGAGGAACATAACCAGGCAGTGGTGCTGGCGGAGGTACTAAATAGAAAACATCATTAA
- a CDS encoding HD domain-containing protein: MEGQQQIIDKTVAYVRQELAEAEGGHDWWHIYRVWKQAKHISKSENVNMLVVELGALLHDIADSKFNGGDEEVGPAKAVAFMRSLGLPEEVITHVENIVRYISFKGGHNENGFYSPELGVVQDADRLDAIGAIGIARAFNYGGFKNRALYDPEIAPVLNRSKEDYKHNTAPTINHFYEKLLLLKDKMNTATGKQLAQQRHAFMEQYLDQFYAEFEGDR; the protein is encoded by the coding sequence ATGGAAGGACAACAGCAGATAATCGATAAAACAGTGGCATATGTACGCCAGGAACTGGCCGAAGCAGAAGGTGGACACGACTGGTGGCATATTTACCGGGTGTGGAAACAAGCTAAACATATTTCAAAAAGTGAAAATGTAAATATGCTGGTTGTGGAGCTGGGCGCGTTATTGCATGATATCGCCGATTCCAAGTTCAACGGCGGCGATGAAGAAGTAGGACCGGCGAAAGCGGTAGCGTTTATGCGTTCCCTCGGGCTGCCGGAAGAGGTGATTACACATGTGGAAAACATTGTACGCTATATTTCCTTTAAAGGCGGACATAACGAAAATGGTTTTTATTCGCCGGAGCTGGGTGTGGTGCAGGATGCCGACAGGCTGGATGCCATCGGGGCCATCGGTATTGCCAGGGCTTTTAATTACGGCGGGTTTAAAAACAGGGCCCTGTATGACCCGGAGATCGCGCCGGTATTAAACAGAAGTAAGGAAGATTATAAACATAATACTGCCCCTACCATTAATCATTTCTACGAGAAATTATTATTGTTGAAAGATAAGATGAATACCGCTACCGGTAAGCAACTGGCGCAGCAGCGCCATGCGTTTATGGAGCAATACCTCGATCAGTTTTATGCTGAGTTTGAGGGCGACAGATAA
- a CDS encoding acyl-CoA thioesterase has protein sequence MTLTPKRAQDSLIQMTELVLPNDTNTFGNLMGGRLMYWMDIAAALSCMKHCAAPVVTASVDNISFMNPIKLGNVVHIEAKVTRAFNTSMEVHMRVWGEDPVQQYRYKSNEAFMTFVALDPNGNSRPVPAITVDTEEEIKLYEGALRRRQLRLILGGKMKPEDADELKALFNI, from the coding sequence ATGACATTAACGCCTAAAAGAGCGCAGGATTCATTAATACAAATGACGGAACTGGTGCTTCCCAACGATACCAATACTTTCGGTAACCTGATGGGTGGCCGCCTGATGTACTGGATGGACATCGCAGCAGCGCTGTCCTGTATGAAACACTGCGCTGCGCCCGTTGTTACGGCCTCAGTTGACAATATTTCATTCATGAACCCTATTAAATTAGGTAACGTCGTTCATATTGAAGCCAAGGTTACCCGCGCTTTCAATACTTCCATGGAAGTACACATGAGAGTTTGGGGAGAAGATCCTGTTCAGCAATATCGCTATAAATCAAATGAAGCTTTCATGACATTTGTAGCACTGGACCCTAACGGAAATTCCAGACCTGTGCCTGCAATTACTGTAGATACAGAAGAAGAAATTAAATTATATGAAGGCGCCCTCCGCCGCAGACAGCTTCGTTTGATCCTTGGTGGTAAAATGAAGCCTGAAGATGCTGACGAACTGAAAGCATTATTCAATATATAA
- a CDS encoding CTP synthase: protein MAKYIFVTGGVTSSLGKGIIAASLAKLLQARGFRVTIQKFDPYINVDPGTLNPYEHGECYVTEDGAETDLDLGHYERFLNTPTSQANNVTTGRIYQTVINKEREGAYLGKTVQVIPHITDEIKRRILLLGKDGKYDIVITELGGTVGDIESLPYIEAVRQLQWELGEEDCLVVHLTLIPYLKAAKELKTKPTQHSVRLLSEYGVHPDIIVCRTEEPMYRDLKKKIALFCNVQVDAVIEANDCPTIYEVPLEMMREKLDVSVLKRLGLPIEKEPELIKWREFLDKLKYPKTKVTIGLVGKYVELQDAYKSILESFIHAGSMNECKVIVQNIHSEHITPENVCEKLNGLDGLLVAPGFGHRGIEGKITAIQYARENKLPFFGICLGMQMSVVEFARNVLGWKDAHSVEMNPDTAHPVINLMEEQKKITAKGGTMRLGAYACELLEGSKAAEIYGKTMISERHRHRYEFNNEFLSQFEAAGMIPSGKNPDTGLVEMVELPNHPFFVGAQFHPELKSTVESPAPIFVSFIKAAKTYAESKNGKAKHNEEVTA, encoded by the coding sequence ATGGCAAAATATATCTTCGTAACGGGAGGTGTTACTTCCTCTTTGGGTAAAGGAATTATAGCCGCCTCGCTGGCTAAACTATTGCAGGCACGCGGCTTTAGAGTGACTATTCAGAAGTTCGATCCATATATCAATGTGGATCCGGGAACATTAAACCCTTATGAGCACGGGGAATGTTATGTAACAGAAGATGGCGCCGAAACAGATCTCGATCTTGGCCACTACGAACGTTTCCTGAATACGCCAACGTCTCAGGCTAACAACGTAACCACCGGCCGTATATATCAGACAGTTATTAATAAGGAGAGAGAAGGTGCTTACCTCGGTAAAACCGTTCAGGTAATCCCACACATCACCGACGAAATCAAACGTCGTATCCTCCTGCTCGGAAAAGACGGTAAATATGATATCGTTATCACCGAGCTGGGTGGTACAGTGGGTGATATCGAATCACTCCCTTATATTGAGGCAGTTCGTCAGCTCCAATGGGAACTGGGTGAAGAAGATTGTCTGGTAGTTCACCTGACACTGATCCCTTACCTGAAAGCTGCAAAAGAGCTTAAAACCAAGCCTACTCAGCACTCCGTTCGTCTCCTGAGCGAATACGGCGTACATCCGGATATCATCGTTTGTCGTACCGAAGAGCCAATGTACCGCGATCTGAAAAAGAAAATCGCCCTCTTCTGTAATGTACAGGTGGATGCAGTCATCGAAGCAAATGACTGTCCTACTATTTATGAAGTTCCGCTGGAAATGATGCGCGAAAAACTGGACGTTTCTGTACTGAAACGCCTGGGTCTGCCTATCGAAAAAGAACCGGAACTGATCAAATGGCGCGAATTCCTGGATAAACTGAAATATCCTAAGACCAAAGTAACTATCGGTCTGGTAGGTAAATACGTTGAATTACAGGATGCTTATAAATCTATCCTGGAATCATTTATACACGCAGGTTCCATGAACGAGTGTAAAGTGATCGTTCAGAATATTCACTCTGAGCATATCACACCTGAAAATGTATGTGAGAAACTGAATGGTCTCGATGGTTTACTCGTGGCTCCTGGCTTCGGTCATCGTGGTATTGAAGGTAAAATCACTGCTATTCAGTATGCCCGCGAAAATAAACTGCCTTTCTTCGGTATCTGCCTCGGTATGCAGATGAGCGTGGTGGAATTTGCACGTAACGTACTCGGCTGGAAAGATGCCCATTCCGTGGAAATGAACCCTGATACTGCTCATCCGGTGATCAACCTGATGGAAGAACAGAAGAAAATCACCGCAAAAGGTGGTACCATGCGTCTGGGTGCCTACGCCTGCGAACTGCTGGAAGGTTCTAAAGCCGCTGAAATCTATGGTAAAACCATGATCAGCGAAAGACACCGTCACCGCTACGAATTCAATAACGAATTCCTCAGCCAGTTCGAAGCTGCCGGCATGATCCCTTCCGGTAAAAACCCGGATACCGGCCTGGTAGAAATGGTAGAACTGCCTAACCATCCGTTCTTCGTTGGTGCTCAGTTCCATCCGGAACTGAAAAGTACCGTGGAAAGCCCGGCTCCTATCTTCGTTTCCTTTATCAAAGCTGCTAAAACCTACGCGGAAAGCAAAAATGGTAAAGCAAAACACAACGAAGAAGTGACCGCATAA
- the yidC gene encoding membrane protein insertase YidC — translation MDRNSVIGFLLLGVLLVVYIFYNQNQQKTIAHEKAVQDSIAALNKPKVVPVDTVTNLAGAQLDSAHQAQLSGEYGVFAAAAVGTEQTTILENDVVKITFSNKGGQPIAVQLKKFKTHDGAPLMLASGSFNRLSVEVPASPTKVLQSADLFFNAPQTQQLAGDQQSISYRLPSANGGFLEFVYILKPGSYMVDYNVHAVGFQNILPGNQNYLNLQWNSENDKQELDMQNERLNNQVHYMTKNEKHDYFTLQRTPHEKLDKELKWISVKQQFFNTTLVAKNTDFLSADFTTKVPESANIVGQTYATLQIPYNRAADFSFPIEIYYGPNHYKTLKSFDLGLEKIIPLGSGMFAFVKYVNKWLIIPVFNFLSGFIGNYGLIIILLTIFIRLIIAPFTYQSYVSQAKMKVLKPEIDELKAKYGDDQQTFGVEQMKLFKSAGVNPLGGCLPMLLQLPILVAMYSFFPSSIELRQESFLWATDLSTYDSIAKLPWNIPFYGDHVSLFTLLMTATSFMLAFYNRGMADQSNPAMKYMPYVMPIMFLGIFNRTAAALTFYYFLSNLVSIILQFVIQKFVINHDKIHAQIQENKKKPSASKKSKWQEKLEEMQKIQQQQQQQRRK, via the coding sequence ATGGATAGAAATTCGGTTATCGGCTTTTTGTTATTAGGCGTGCTGCTGGTGGTGTATATATTTTACAACCAGAACCAGCAGAAAACAATCGCACATGAAAAGGCCGTGCAAGATTCCATCGCTGCACTGAATAAGCCAAAAGTGGTTCCTGTTGATACAGTGACCAACCTGGCTGGTGCTCAACTCGATTCAGCCCATCAGGCACAGCTTTCAGGAGAATATGGCGTATTCGCAGCAGCAGCTGTTGGTACCGAACAAACTACCATCCTGGAAAACGATGTTGTAAAAATTACCTTCTCTAATAAAGGTGGACAGCCTATCGCTGTTCAGCTGAAGAAATTCAAAACCCACGACGGTGCACCTTTAATGCTGGCCAGCGGCTCTTTCAACCGCCTGTCCGTTGAAGTACCTGCCAGTCCGACCAAAGTACTGCAAAGTGCTGACCTTTTCTTCAACGCACCGCAAACCCAGCAACTGGCTGGCGATCAGCAGTCTATTTCCTACAGACTCCCTAGCGCCAACGGCGGTTTCCTGGAATTCGTGTACATCCTGAAACCTGGTAGCTACATGGTGGATTATAACGTCCACGCTGTCGGCTTCCAGAATATCCTCCCTGGCAACCAGAACTACCTGAACCTCCAATGGAACAGCGAAAATGACAAACAGGAACTGGATATGCAGAACGAGCGCCTCAATAACCAGGTGCACTACATGACCAAAAACGAGAAACATGACTACTTCACGCTCCAACGTACGCCACATGAAAAACTGGATAAAGAGCTGAAATGGATCTCTGTAAAACAACAGTTCTTCAACACTACACTGGTGGCTAAAAACACTGACTTCCTCAGTGCCGACTTTACCACTAAAGTGCCTGAAAGCGCTAACATCGTTGGTCAGACGTACGCAACACTGCAAATTCCTTACAACCGTGCCGCTGATTTCTCTTTCCCGATTGAAATCTACTACGGTCCTAACCACTATAAAACACTGAAATCCTTCGACCTGGGCCTGGAAAAAATCATTCCACTCGGTTCCGGTATGTTTGCTTTCGTGAAATATGTGAACAAATGGCTGATCATCCCTGTGTTTAACTTCCTCAGCGGATTTATCGGTAACTATGGCCTGATCATCATCCTGCTCACCATCTTCATCCGTCTGATCATTGCTCCTTTCACTTACCAGAGCTATGTTTCCCAGGCTAAAATGAAAGTGCTGAAACCGGAAATCGACGAACTGAAAGCGAAATATGGTGATGACCAGCAGACTTTCGGTGTTGAACAGATGAAGCTCTTCAAAAGTGCAGGTGTAAACCCACTCGGTGGTTGCTTACCAATGTTACTGCAATTGCCTATCCTGGTAGCGATGTACTCTTTCTTCCCGTCCAGCATTGAGCTGCGTCAGGAAAGCTTCCTGTGGGCAACCGACCTGTCTACCTACGATTCTATCGCTAAATTACCATGGAACATTCCATTCTATGGCGATCACGTGAGTCTGTTCACCCTGTTGATGACTGCTACCAGCTTCATGCTCGCGTTCTACAACCGCGGTATGGCTGATCAGAGTAACCCTGCCATGAAGTACATGCCGTACGTTATGCCAATCATGTTCCTCGGTATCTTCAACAGAACAGCAGCAGCATTGACATTCTACTACTTCCTGTCTAACCTGGTTTCTATCATCCTCCAGTTCGTGATCCAGAAATTCGTAATCAACCACGATAAGATCCACGCACAAATCCAGGAGAATAAAAAGAAACCTTCTGCCAGCAAAAAATCCAAATGGCAGGAGAAGCTGGAAGAAATGCAGAAAATTCAGCAGCAGCAACAGCAGCAGCGTAGAAAATAA